One Deinococcus grandis DNA window includes the following coding sequences:
- a CDS encoding MFS transporter, with protein MTSPAAPESLSPPDGWRTFLWLWGSQALSVIGSAVAGFAFNIYLTQTRFPLAEQKPQLAAALSLTALAWALTATLLAPLAGAWTDRHDRRRIMLACDVAGVALTLGTLLLVGSAATPLWALVVLTALMGAVSTFHGSAFDASYTSLVPRERLPRANGMMQTVWSLAGLVGPAAAALLIGVPALLRQSGSGPAWLSGLRDGVAFAYAVDAVTFLVAVLILSRLRVPSPVRREGVARGSLLADMRFGWVFIGQRRPLLALLLTFAVANLCTSNLGVLEPLIVKFGLNGDWEARGGTLQGTLATLAVVQSVGGVLGGVLISTWGGLKRNRVLGVLVPMIVSGLGFAAFGAAGTVLGAAAALLVLGLTFPAMNAHSQSIWQSQVPPELQGRVFSVRRLIAQFTSPASSALAGLLAARYAPGGVAVAAGLTLAVVAALQLLNPALRRVEDPALSGYAPSGAD; from the coding sequence ATGACCTCCCCTGCTGCCCCTGAATCCCTGTCGCCGCCGGATGGGTGGCGGACGTTCCTGTGGCTGTGGGGGTCGCAGGCGCTGAGCGTGATCGGGTCGGCGGTGGCGGGGTTCGCGTTCAACATCTACCTGACGCAGACGCGCTTTCCGCTGGCGGAGCAGAAGCCGCAGCTGGCGGCGGCGCTGTCGCTGACCGCGCTGGCGTGGGCACTCACGGCGACGCTGCTGGCCCCGCTGGCGGGCGCGTGGACGGACCGGCACGACCGGCGGCGGATCATGCTGGCGTGCGACGTGGCGGGGGTGGCGCTGACGCTGGGGACGCTGCTGCTGGTGGGTTCGGCCGCGACGCCGCTGTGGGCGCTGGTGGTCCTCACGGCCCTGATGGGCGCGGTGTCCACCTTCCACGGGTCGGCGTTCGACGCGAGTTACACGAGTCTGGTGCCGCGCGAGCGGCTGCCGCGCGCGAACGGCATGATGCAGACGGTGTGGAGTCTGGCGGGGCTGGTGGGTCCGGCGGCGGCGGCGCTGCTGATCGGCGTGCCCGCGCTGCTGCGCCAGAGCGGGAGTGGTCCGGCGTGGCTCTCGGGCCTGCGGGACGGCGTGGCGTTCGCGTACGCGGTGGACGCGGTGACGTTCCTGGTGGCGGTGCTGATCCTGTCGCGATTGCGGGTGCCGTCCCCGGTGCGGCGGGAGGGGGTGGCGCGCGGCAGTCTGCTGGCGGACATGCGCTTCGGGTGGGTGTTCATCGGGCAGCGGCGGCCCCTGCTGGCCCTGCTGCTGACGTTCGCCGTGGCGAACCTGTGTACGAGCAACCTGGGCGTGCTGGAGCCCCTGATCGTGAAGTTCGGCCTGAACGGCGACTGGGAGGCGCGCGGCGGGACGCTCCAGGGCACGCTGGCGACCCTGGCCGTCGTGCAGAGCGTCGGCGGCGTGCTGGGAGGCGTCCTGATCAGCACCTGGGGCGGCCTGAAACGGAACCGGGTACTGGGCGTGCTGGTCCCCATGATCGTGTCGGGACTGGGGTTCGCGGCGTTCGGCGCGGCGGGGACCGTGCTGGGCGCGGCGGCAGCCCTGCTCGTCCTGGGGCTGACGTTCCCGGCCATGAACGCGCACTCGCAGAGCATCTGGCAGTCGCAGGTGCCGCCGGAGTTGCAGGGCCGGGTGTTCAGTGTCCGCCGCCTGATCGCGCAGTTCACGTCCCCGGCCAGCAGCGCGCTGGCGGGCCTCCTGGCCGCGCGGTACGCGCCAGGCGGCGTGGCGGTCGCGGCAGGCCTGACGCTGGCGGTCGTGGCAGCCCTGCAACTCCTGAACCCGGCGCTGCGGCGGGTGGAGGATCCGGCGCTGTCCGGCTACGCGCCCAGCGGGGCGGACTGA
- a CDS encoding glucose-1-phosphate adenylyltransferase family protein — MARFSSRSLSSLPAGRGTRVDGRKVLVLILAGGKGERLGVLTQERAKPALTFGGTYRLIDFALSNCMHSGLPDVWVLEEYQLHTLNDHLTNGRPWDLDRTYGGLEVLPPSPDTLTGALEDAGNADALHAHRHLIRSYAPDVVVVLSADHVYTLDYAAVIRHHLKVGAAVTMVTTDLPGGEDASRFGNVQVTKGGRVKRFAYKPEEPLGGPITTEVFVYDAPALLRTLDDLRAVTPAGQGLGDFGHALIPAFVKAKSAHAYALDGYWLDVGLPGAYFRAHQDLLAGRSVRLDTPEWPVLSSSIPRMPARIAQGARVEDSLVSYGCHVQGRVIRSVLSPGVTVEAGAVVEDAVILRDATIRAGAHVRRAIVDEEAVIAARVDGGPDGLAVIGARAHIAAPVKGDTQVEPGRRWRKGSHERTTEE, encoded by the coding sequence ATGGCACGGTTCTCCTCCCGCAGTCTCAGCAGCCTTCCCGCCGGGCGCGGCACCCGCGTGGACGGCCGGAAAGTCCTCGTCCTGATCCTCGCCGGGGGGAAGGGCGAGCGGCTGGGCGTCCTGACGCAGGAGCGCGCCAAGCCCGCCCTGACCTTCGGCGGCACGTACCGCCTGATCGACTTCGCGCTGAGCAACTGCATGCACAGCGGCCTGCCGGACGTGTGGGTGCTGGAGGAATACCAGCTGCACACCCTGAACGACCACCTGACGAACGGCCGCCCCTGGGACCTGGACCGCACGTACGGCGGACTGGAGGTGCTCCCCCCCAGCCCCGACACCCTGACCGGCGCGCTGGAGGACGCCGGGAACGCGGACGCCCTGCACGCCCACCGGCACCTGATCCGGTCGTACGCGCCGGACGTGGTGGTGGTGCTGTCCGCCGATCACGTGTACACCCTGGATTACGCTGCAGTGATCCGCCACCACCTGAAGGTCGGCGCGGCCGTGACGATGGTCACCACCGACCTGCCCGGCGGGGAGGACGCCAGCCGGTTCGGGAACGTGCAGGTCACGAAGGGCGGCCGCGTGAAGCGCTTCGCATACAAACCCGAAGAGCCGCTGGGAGGCCCCATCACCACCGAGGTCTTCGTGTACGACGCCCCGGCGCTGCTGCGCACCCTGGACGACCTGCGCGCCGTCACGCCCGCCGGTCAGGGCCTGGGGGACTTCGGGCACGCGCTGATCCCCGCCTTCGTGAAGGCGAAGTCGGCGCACGCCTACGCCCTGGACGGCTACTGGCTGGACGTGGGCCTGCCCGGCGCGTACTTCCGCGCGCACCAGGACCTCCTCGCGGGCCGCTCGGTGCGCCTCGACACCCCCGAATGGCCGGTCCTGAGCAGCAGCATTCCGCGCATGCCCGCCCGGATCGCGCAGGGGGCGCGGGTGGAGGACAGCCTCGTGTCGTACGGCTGCCACGTGCAGGGCCGCGTGATCCGCTCGGTGCTGTCCCCCGGCGTGACCGTGGAGGCCGGGGCGGTCGTCGAGGACGCCGTGATCCTGCGCGACGCGACCATCCGCGCCGGGGCGCACGTCCGCCGCGCCATCGTGGACGAGGAGGCCGTCATCGCGGCCCGCGTGGATGGCGGCCCGGACGGTCTGGCCGTGATCGGCGCGCGCGCCCATATCGCCGCGCCCGTCAAGGGTGACACGCAGGTCGAACCGGGCCGCCGCTGGCGCAAGGGCTCCCACGAACGCACGACGGAGGAATAG
- a CDS encoding DUF402 domain-containing protein translates to MATLAHPVKVERHDVPGRQHHTNTGVRPVHTYHRTPHGLYVARTFAGHPRIRHWQAHLLPGLNLVACRYDFHGRREHDYYLDVATITDAGDVWEVRDLYLDLIVHDGLMAEIVDTDELVASRAEGFIGECEALRAVQVAHDTLSGLARARYSLNDWLATRGVRLHWHEWSLLSR, encoded by the coding sequence ATGGCGACCCTGGCGCACCCGGTGAAGGTGGAACGGCATGACGTGCCGGGTCGGCAGCATCACACGAACACCGGGGTGCGCCCGGTGCACACGTATCACCGCACGCCGCACGGCCTGTACGTCGCGCGGACGTTCGCGGGCCACCCGCGCATCCGGCACTGGCAGGCGCACCTGCTGCCGGGGCTGAACCTCGTGGCGTGCCGGTACGACTTCCACGGGCGGCGCGAGCACGACTACTACTTGGACGTGGCGACGATCACGGACGCGGGGGACGTGTGGGAGGTCCGGGACCTGTACCTGGACCTGATCGTGCATGACGGGCTGATGGCCGAGATCGTGGACACGGACGAACTCGTGGCGTCCCGCGCCGAGGGGTTCATTGGGGAGTGCGAGGCGCTGCGGGCCGTGCAGGTCGCGCACGACACGCTGTCCGGACTGGCCCGCGCCCGCTACAGCCTGAACGACTGGCTGGCGACGCGCGGCGTGCGGCTGCACTGGCACGAGTGGAGCCTGCTCAGCCGCTGA
- a CDS encoding DUF3656 domain-containing U32 family peptidase, with translation MAAVRKPEVMSPVGGEAQLRAAVEAGADAVFFGVNPARGEGRADGAGFHARAKVGFDLEALPDIMGGLHARGVLGFVTFNVLVFDRELRQAERQLMALAEAGVDALIVQDHGVARLAHEICPDLPIHGSTQMSITSAEGAELARRFGASRVVLGRELSLRDIERIKNATDIELETFVHGALCVSYSGQCFSSEAWGGRSANRGQCAQACRLPYELFVDGEHRDLGDARYLLSPGDLYALHQVPELVRIGVDCLKIEGRYKDAEFVALTTAAYRRAVDEAWAGLPLSVTAQEERDLEQVYSRGLGPHFMAGTNHQTVVRGRAPRHRGVRVGTVRGVTERGVLVELSEVVKPGDGLVFDPANWRTPEGREEGGFLYGLWQDGRQLDDAALDGVRAGGLYELRFGRGAVDGRRVREGDPVWRTQDPTLAARVKPLVEAADPLHTRPVDAHFVGHVGQPPALTLTDEQGRSVTVTLPEPLSVARNRALDEAGLREQLGKLGGTPYHLGTLSTDLNGAGFLPVSALNALRREAAAALTDARAAAPERTVTPRLDDALAALTRPQAPAPTATRLHALVRTPEQLDAALDARPDSVTLDYLELYGLKPSVERVRAAGIPVRVASPRILKPTEQNLQKFLQSLDAGILVRSGGLLEGLQDAGTTAELTGDFSLNAANVLTTRALLDLGLTRLTPTFDLNAQQITELASLVGGAALEPVAYGHLPVFHTEHCVFCRFLSSGTDYTNCGHPCESHRVALRDERGRAHPVMADVGCRNTVFEGRPQVAAAHLRDWHAAGIRDLRLEFVHETPEQVREVIHAHRAYLNGDLSAAQLQAALDEQVDQGTTEGSLFVPNDFGLLDALPILS, from the coding sequence ATGGCGGCGGTCAGGAAACCAGAAGTGATGAGCCCGGTGGGCGGTGAGGCGCAACTGCGCGCCGCAGTGGAGGCCGGCGCGGACGCCGTGTTCTTCGGCGTGAATCCCGCGCGTGGCGAGGGCCGCGCCGACGGGGCGGGCTTCCACGCCCGCGCGAAGGTGGGCTTCGATCTGGAGGCCCTGCCGGACATCATGGGGGGCCTGCACGCGCGCGGCGTGCTGGGCTTCGTGACGTTCAACGTGCTCGTGTTCGACCGGGAACTGCGGCAGGCCGAGCGGCAGCTGATGGCCCTGGCGGAGGCCGGGGTGGACGCGCTGATCGTGCAGGATCACGGCGTGGCGCGACTGGCGCACGAGATCTGCCCGGACCTGCCCATTCACGGCAGCACGCAGATGAGCATCACGTCCGCCGAGGGCGCCGAACTCGCGCGGCGCTTCGGGGCGAGCCGCGTGGTGCTGGGCCGCGAACTGAGCCTGCGCGACATCGAGCGGATCAAGAACGCGACCGACATCGAACTGGAGACGTTCGTGCACGGCGCGCTGTGCGTCAGCTACTCCGGGCAGTGTTTTTCCAGTGAGGCCTGGGGTGGGCGCAGCGCGAACCGCGGGCAGTGCGCGCAGGCCTGCCGCCTCCCGTACGAGCTGTTCGTGGACGGCGAGCACCGCGACCTGGGCGACGCCCGCTACCTGCTGTCGCCCGGGGACCTGTACGCGCTGCATCAGGTGCCCGAGCTCGTGCGGATCGGCGTGGACTGCCTGAAGATCGAGGGCCGCTACAAGGACGCCGAGTTCGTCGCCCTGACGACCGCCGCGTACCGCCGGGCCGTGGACGAGGCGTGGGCGGGCCTCCCGCTGAGCGTCACCGCGCAGGAGGAACGCGACCTGGAACAGGTGTACTCGCGCGGGCTGGGGCCGCACTTCATGGCGGGCACCAACCACCAGACCGTCGTGCGCGGCCGCGCGCCGAGGCACCGCGGCGTGCGCGTCGGCACCGTGCGTGGCGTGACCGAACGCGGCGTGCTCGTCGAACTGAGCGAGGTCGTGAAACCCGGCGACGGACTGGTGTTCGACCCCGCGAACTGGCGCACCCCAGAGGGGCGCGAGGAGGGCGGCTTCCTGTACGGCCTGTGGCAGGACGGCCGCCAGCTGGACGACGCCGCGCTGGACGGCGTGCGCGCGGGTGGCCTGTACGAGCTGCGCTTCGGGCGCGGCGCGGTGGACGGCCGCCGCGTGCGCGAGGGGGACCCGGTGTGGCGCACCCAGGACCCCACCCTGGCCGCCCGCGTGAAGCCGCTGGTGGAGGCCGCCGATCCGCTGCACACCCGCCCGGTGGACGCGCACTTCGTCGGGCACGTGGGTCAGCCGCCCGCGCTGACCCTGACCGACGAGCAGGGCCGCAGCGTGACCGTTACACTGCCCGAACCCCTCTCCGTGGCACGCAACCGCGCGCTGGACGAGGCGGGCCTGCGCGAGCAGCTGGGCAAACTGGGCGGCACGCCGTACCACCTCGGGACCCTCAGCACCGACCTTAATGGGGCGGGCTTCCTGCCGGTCAGCGCCCTGAACGCCCTGCGCCGCGAGGCCGCCGCCGCCCTGACCGACGCCCGCGCCGCCGCGCCCGAGCGCACCGTCACCCCGCGCCTGGACGACGCGCTGGCTGCCCTGACCCGCCCGCAGGCCCCGGCGCCCACCGCGACGCGCCTGCACGCGCTGGTCCGCACGCCCGAACAGCTGGACGCCGCCCTGGACGCCCGGCCGGACTCGGTCACGCTGGACTACCTGGAACTGTACGGCCTGAAACCCAGCGTGGAACGCGTCAGGGCCGCCGGAATCCCCGTGCGGGTCGCCAGCCCCCGCATCCTGAAACCCACCGAGCAGAACCTCCAGAAGTTCCTGCAGTCCCTGGACGCCGGCATCCTGGTCCGCAGCGGCGGCCTGCTCGAAGGCCTGCAAGACGCCGGGACGACCGCGGAACTCACGGGGGATTTCAGCCTGAACGCCGCGAACGTCCTGACCACCCGCGCGCTGCTGGACCTGGGCCTGACCCGCCTGACGCCCACCTTCGACCTGAACGCCCAGCAGATCACCGAACTGGCCTCCCTCGTGGGCGGCGCGGCGCTGGAACCCGTCGCGTACGGGCACCTGCCGGTCTTCCACACCGAACACTGCGTGTTCTGCCGTTTCCTGAGCAGCGGCACCGACTACACGAACTGCGGGCACCCCTGCGAGTCGCACCGCGTGGCGCTGCGGGACGAGCGGGGCCGCGCGCACCCGGTCATGGCGGACGTCGGCTGCCGCAACACCGTCTTCGAGGGCCGCCCCCAGGTGGCCGCCGCGCACCTGCGCGACTGGCACGCGGCGGGCATCCGCGACCTGCGCCTGGAGTTCGTACACGAGACGCCCGAGCAGGTCCGCGAGGTCATCCACGCGCACCGCGCGTACCTGAACGGCGACCTGAGCGCCGCGCAGCTCCAGGCGGCGCTGGACGAGCAGGTGGACCAGGGCACCACCGAGGGCAGCCTGTTCGTCCCGAACGACTTCGGGCTGCTGGACGCCCTGCCCATCCTGAGCTGA
- a CDS encoding universal stress protein, with amino-acid sequence MTHILVTTDGSELGHLALPHARALADALHAQLTVLSVVPDDTMLVGEFAYIPPVSGPDEVARVQATEADLAERLPGAAVRAELARGRHTTRVILDVAAELTPDLIVMGTHGRSGLGRALLGSVAEGVAHHAPAPVLLVRAGQPLTAWAAPGALGVPAGLPSGPVA; translated from the coding sequence ATGACACACATTCTGGTCACGACAGACGGCAGTGAACTCGGTCATCTCGCCCTGCCCCACGCGCGGGCGCTGGCGGACGCGCTACACGCACAGTTGACGGTCCTGAGCGTCGTGCCCGACGACACGATGCTGGTGGGGGAGTTCGCGTACATCCCACCGGTGAGCGGTCCGGACGAGGTCGCGCGGGTGCAGGCGACCGAGGCGGACCTCGCCGAGCGGCTGCCGGGCGCGGCGGTGCGGGCCGAACTGGCGCGCGGGCGGCACACCACGCGCGTCATCCTGGACGTCGCCGCGGAACTGACCCCGGACCTGATCGTCATGGGCACGCACGGGCGCAGCGGGCTGGGCCGGGCGCTGCTGGGCAGCGTGGCGGAGGGGGTGGCGCATCACGCGCCCGCGCCGGTGCTGCTGGTGCGCGCCGGGCAGCCCCTGACCGCCTGGGCCGCGCCGGGGGCGCTGGGCGTCCCGGCGGGCCTGCCGAGCGGCCCGGTCGCCTGA
- a CDS encoding eCIS core domain-containing protein gives MSAPLTIQRTVKVRPAHVPTPAAPVPTTLPPAAPLQRFLSTPVRAQGQAARPVLRAATLQRQEEARLSGARASVQQQVAALGDVPPVQRHAQAPLPARPVTPSDWVTVMRHRAETVDGQRLDTRTFGEFQTLQRQVAQSLSQGFRMDRGEPAARYATYGEHLATLQRHALSAPVSRVVLGMVPPAERVPLQRATDEALQRMQVQDQAALNFDTLASLQRQLAELDAEATQPVLHRIQARRGAGNPLPEAIQRHLEQGLNHDLSRVRIHDDAEADKLAKGVNAVAFTTGTDIFFQSGRFDPNTRGGLELLAHEVTHTVQQSQGRVGRGIDPDAGLETEAQTMGAKLARVMPSPKSLFTASPHAPGTYSQGAALHRAQTVAVQRMSLKPLHDLQPQAVQRWGNPFSWAADKVKDGVNAVADKGRELIAGALTALPGYRELCLAFGKDLVTGRAMSVNPDSILDTLSGWVPGPLKDILKALKETNAIPKAWAWFSGELGKLDLSGALGEITSAIGRADLGAAKSAVTRRISGLKALITGSARKVADIGLTALAAGLGPVGQQVVAQLRRGGDLIMQVLKNPAGFARNLLNALKGGFSRFAGNAPKHLQNGLGQWLTGASGITFPARLDLQGVFLTALSVMGLTYQALRGRLVRALGPNGERQVSAAEGTLDTLKTLRSGLHRAEELKTNQAPISGEVVSGLKSEVTKSVVTAGITKVASMLIPGGGFVQALLGAFRSVQFVVQQGQQIMGVVGSAIQSVSAIAAGNLGAAISGVEGTLARSIPVALGFLGKVLGLGSIGTKIKAVIGKVRGKLDALLDRAVTRIKGLISKLSRKTTPGQKPGTGEDSSRSVAVKARVRTYLAATLRGPATPAVIRNTLEHTMNQFRPQGLNALRTRKVGRGKYGIEASASPYENVGLTDTKIMFDADDLELMTLRRGVALRASINGIEVQTANTPGKKGELPRHAEENFVINAQRILQRFAGQTPEVIVQLSSSPCGDPGCDADLQKKLHNCASTLIDFAQRHQVKLRVQVLGIYSPKVKGGKALSRDGLRRMLDHGIRVETWSPDQALAQLEASAGPLESGVRQSISSKLRNIIKELEALSGLNLR, from the coding sequence ATGAGCGCTCCCCTCACGATTCAGCGCACCGTGAAGGTCCGTCCCGCCCACGTCCCCACCCCAGCCGCTCCCGTTCCCACCACCCTTCCCCCGGCCGCGCCGCTACAACGTTTCCTGAGCACGCCCGTCCGCGCGCAGGGTCAGGCCGCCCGGCCCGTCCTGCGCGCCGCGACGCTCCAGCGGCAGGAGGAGGCCCGCTTGTCGGGTGCCCGCGCCAGTGTGCAGCAGCAGGTCGCGGCCCTGGGTGACGTACCCCCCGTCCAGCGGCATGCCCAGGCGCCTCTCCCCGCGCGGCCCGTCACGCCGTCCGACTGGGTCACCGTCATGCGCCACCGCGCCGAGACGGTTGATGGTCAGCGCCTGGATACCCGCACCTTCGGGGAGTTCCAGACCCTCCAGCGGCAGGTCGCCCAGTCCCTGAGTCAGGGCTTCCGCATGGACCGGGGCGAGCCCGCCGCCCGGTACGCCACGTACGGGGAGCACCTCGCCACGCTGCAACGCCACGCCCTGAGCGCCCCGGTCTCCCGCGTGGTGCTCGGCATGGTGCCTCCCGCCGAGCGAGTGCCTCTCCAACGCGCAACAGACGAAGCCTTGCAACGGATGCAGGTGCAGGATCAAGCTGCGCTGAACTTCGACACCCTCGCCTCCCTGCAACGCCAGCTGGCGGAACTGGACGCCGAGGCCACCCAGCCTGTCCTGCACCGGATTCAGGCGCGACGGGGCGCGGGGAACCCCCTCCCGGAAGCGATCCAGCGCCACCTGGAGCAGGGATTGAATCACGACCTGAGCCGCGTGCGGATTCACGACGACGCGGAGGCGGACAAGTTGGCCAAAGGTGTGAACGCGGTGGCGTTCACGACGGGGACGGACATCTTCTTCCAGTCGGGACGCTTCGACCCGAACACGCGGGGCGGGCTGGAACTTCTGGCACACGAGGTGACGCACACGGTGCAGCAGAGCCAGGGGCGCGTCGGGCGGGGCATCGACCCGGACGCCGGACTGGAAACCGAGGCGCAGACCATGGGCGCGAAGCTCGCGCGGGTCATGCCCAGCCCGAAGAGTCTCTTCACGGCCAGTCCGCACGCCCCAGGCACGTACAGCCAGGGCGCGGCGCTGCACCGCGCGCAGACCGTCGCCGTCCAGCGCATGAGCCTCAAACCGCTGCATGACCTGCAACCGCAGGCGGTACAGCGCTGGGGCAACCCGTTCAGCTGGGCCGCCGACAAGGTCAAGGACGGCGTCAACGCCGTCGCCGACAAGGGCAGGGAACTGATCGCCGGGGCCCTGACCGCCCTGCCCGGCTACCGCGAACTGTGCCTGGCCTTCGGGAAGGACCTCGTGACCGGCAGGGCCATGAGCGTCAACCCCGACAGCATTCTGGACACCCTGAGCGGCTGGGTGCCCGGCCCGCTCAAGGACATCCTGAAAGCCCTGAAGGAAACGAACGCCATTCCCAAGGCGTGGGCGTGGTTCAGCGGAGAACTGGGCAAACTCGACCTGAGCGGCGCCCTGGGCGAGATCACCTCCGCCATCGGCAGGGCCGACCTGGGCGCCGCGAAAAGCGCCGTCACCCGGCGCATCAGCGGCCTGAAAGCCCTCATCACCGGCAGCGCCCGCAAGGTCGCCGACATCGGCCTGACCGCCCTGGCTGCCGGTCTCGGCCCGGTCGGGCAGCAGGTCGTCGCGCAGCTGCGCCGGGGCGGGGACCTGATCATGCAGGTCCTGAAGAACCCCGCCGGGTTCGCCCGCAACCTCCTGAACGCGCTCAAGGGCGGCTTCTCCCGCTTCGCCGGGAACGCCCCGAAACACCTCCAGAACGGCCTGGGGCAGTGGCTCACCGGGGCCAGCGGCATCACCTTCCCCGCCCGGCTGGACCTGCAGGGCGTGTTCCTCACTGCGCTGAGCGTCATGGGCCTCACGTATCAGGCGCTGCGCGGGCGCCTCGTGCGGGCCCTGGGCCCCAACGGCGAGCGGCAGGTCAGCGCCGCCGAAGGGACGCTGGACACCCTCAAGACCCTTCGCAGCGGCCTGCACAGGGCCGAGGAACTCAAGACCAACCAGGCGCCCATCAGCGGCGAGGTCGTCAGCGGCCTGAAAAGCGAAGTGACGAAGAGCGTCGTCACGGCGGGCATCACGAAGGTCGCCAGCATGCTCATTCCCGGCGGGGGTTTCGTGCAGGCGCTGCTGGGCGCCTTCCGCAGCGTGCAGTTCGTCGTGCAGCAGGGCCAGCAGATCATGGGCGTCGTGGGCAGCGCCATCCAGAGCGTCAGCGCCATCGCCGCCGGGAACCTCGGCGCGGCCATCAGCGGCGTCGAGGGCACCCTGGCGCGCAGCATTCCCGTCGCGCTGGGCTTCCTGGGCAAGGTCCTGGGCCTGGGCAGCATCGGCACGAAGATCAAAGCCGTCATCGGCAAGGTCAGGGGGAAACTCGACGCCCTGCTCGACCGGGCCGTGACGCGAATCAAAGGGCTGATCTCGAAACTGAGCCGGAAGACCACACCAGGGCAGAAACCCGGGACAGGTGAGGACTCATCCCGGAGCGTGGCCGTGAAAGCCAGGGTCCGGACTTACCTTGCGGCCACGTTGCGCGGCCCAGCCACCCCCGCCGTCATTCGCAACACCCTTGAACACACCATGAATCAGTTCAGACCCCAGGGCCTGAATGCCCTCCGGACGCGGAAGGTGGGCCGAGGAAAGTACGGGATAGAGGCGAGCGCGTCGCCCTACGAGAATGTCGGGCTGACCGACACGAAAATCATGTTCGACGCGGATGATCTGGAACTCATGACCCTGCGCCGGGGCGTGGCGCTGCGCGCGTCCATCAACGGCATCGAAGTTCAGACCGCCAACACGCCCGGCAAGAAGGGCGAGCTCCCCAGGCACGCCGAGGAGAACTTTGTGATCAACGCCCAGCGGATTCTGCAACGGTTCGCGGGACAGACACCCGAGGTGATTGTCCAGCTGTCCAGCAGCCCCTGCGGTGACCCGGGATGCGACGCCGACCTTCAGAAAAAACTGCACAACTGCGCCTCGACGTTGATTGATTTCGCTCAGCGCCATCAGGTCAAGCTGCGGGTGCAGGTGCTGGGCATCTACTCGCCCAAGGTGAAGGGCGGCAAAGCCCTCTCACGCGACGGACTGCGCCGCATGCTGGATCACGGCATCCGTGTGGAGACGTGGTCGCCCGATCAGGCTCTCGCGCAGCTGGAAGCCTCCGCTGGCCCGCTGGAATCCGGCGTGCGGCAGTCCATCAGCTCGAAATTGCGGAATATCATCAAGGAACTCGAGGCTCTTTCCGGACTCAATCTGAGGTAA
- a CDS encoding TIGR00282 family metallophosphoesterase produces the protein MIRVLFVGDVFAAAGRRVLGSHLPSLRSRADFIVVNMENAAGGFGLHREGADGALKAGAHCMTLGNHAWHHKDVYVLMQDEGTYPIVRPLNYSDPGTPGVGWRSFDVKTAQGTERLTVVNLLGRVFMEAVDNPFRAMDTLLERDDLGSVFVDFHAEATSEKQGMARYLDGRVAAVIGTHTHVPTADTRILPGGTAFQADAGFTGPFESIIGSDPHGPIERFVTERPHRYGAADGPSELNGVFVQIEGNRAVGIERYRYVEGQESGGQLS, from the coding sequence ATGATCAGGGTGTTGTTTGTGGGGGATGTGTTCGCGGCGGCGGGGCGGCGGGTGCTGGGGTCGCACCTGCCGTCCCTGCGCTCCAGGGCGGATTTCATCGTGGTGAACATGGAGAACGCGGCGGGGGGCTTCGGCCTGCACCGCGAGGGCGCGGACGGCGCGCTGAAGGCCGGGGCGCACTGCATGACGCTGGGGAATCACGCGTGGCATCACAAGGACGTGTACGTGCTGATGCAGGACGAGGGCACGTACCCGATCGTGCGCCCGCTGAACTACAGCGATCCGGGCACGCCGGGCGTCGGCTGGCGCAGCTTCGACGTGAAGACCGCGCAGGGCACGGAGCGGTTGACGGTCGTGAACCTGCTGGGCCGGGTGTTCATGGAGGCGGTGGACAATCCGTTCCGCGCGATGGACACGCTGCTGGAACGCGACGATCTGGGGAGCGTGTTCGTGGATTTCCACGCGGAGGCGACCAGTGAGAAGCAGGGCATGGCGCGGTACCTGGACGGTCGGGTGGCGGCCGTGATCGGCACGCACACGCACGTGCCCACGGCGGACACGCGGATCCTGCCGGGCGGCACGGCGTTCCAGGCGGACGCGGGGTTCACGGGGCCGTTCGAGTCGATCATCGGCAGTGATCCGCACGGGCCGATCGAGCGCTTCGTGACCGAGCGTCCGCACCGGTACGGCGCGGCGGACGGCCCGTCGGAACTGAATGGCGTCTTTGTCCAGATAGAGGGCAACCGGGCCGTGGGGATTGAACGGTACCGTTACGTGGAAGGGCAGGAGAGCGGGGGTCAGCTCTCTTGA